One stretch of Priestia megaterium DNA includes these proteins:
- the purF gene encoding amidophosphoribosyltransferase has translation MLAEIKGLNEECGVFGVWGHENASQIAYYGLHSLQHRGQEGAGIAVTDGEKVTVMKGVGLVNEVFGHGELEQLNGKAAIGHVRYATAGGGGFENVQPLHFRSHSGSIALAHNGNLVNANALKHQLENQGSIFQSTSDTEVLAHLIKRSGYEDMKDKVKNALSMVKGAYAFVILTEDTMMVALDPHGLRPLSIGRLGDAYVVASETCAFDIVGAVHERDVEPGELLIINDEGIQSERFTLNVNRAICSMEYIYFSRPDSNIDGINVHSARKNLGKQLAVESPIEADVVTGVPDSSISAAIGFAEQSGIPYELGLIKNRYVGRTFIQPSQELREQGVKMKLSPVRKIVEGKRVVMVDDSIVRGTTSRRIVRMLREAGATEVHVRISSPPIKNPCFYGIDTSSSSELIAATRSVEEIRELIEADSLVFLSNEGLVDAIGRQYEGNGGQCMACFTGKYPTEIYPDTVHPHEKVTC, from the coding sequence ATGCTTGCTGAAATCAAAGGCTTAAACGAAGAATGTGGCGTATTCGGTGTATGGGGACATGAAAATGCAAGCCAGATTGCTTATTACGGTTTGCATAGCTTGCAACACCGCGGACAAGAAGGCGCTGGAATTGCTGTAACAGACGGTGAAAAAGTGACAGTAATGAAAGGCGTTGGTCTTGTTAACGAAGTATTTGGCCACGGAGAGTTAGAGCAATTAAACGGTAAAGCAGCAATTGGACACGTTCGTTATGCAACAGCTGGAGGCGGAGGGTTTGAAAATGTTCAACCCCTTCACTTCCGCTCTCATAGCGGAAGCATTGCGTTAGCTCATAATGGAAACTTGGTTAATGCAAATGCATTAAAGCATCAGCTAGAAAACCAAGGGAGTATTTTTCAATCAACATCTGATACAGAAGTACTGGCTCATTTAATTAAACGAAGCGGCTATGAAGATATGAAAGATAAAGTGAAAAATGCTTTATCAATGGTTAAAGGCGCATACGCATTCGTTATTTTAACAGAAGATACGATGATGGTTGCACTTGACCCTCACGGACTGCGTCCGTTATCAATTGGACGATTAGGTGATGCTTATGTAGTAGCTTCCGAAACGTGTGCGTTTGATATTGTTGGAGCAGTTCATGAGCGTGATGTAGAGCCTGGTGAATTACTCATTATTAACGATGAAGGTATTCAATCAGAACGTTTCACATTAAACGTAAACCGTGCCATTTGCAGTATGGAATATATTTATTTCTCAAGACCAGATAGTAATATTGATGGAATCAATGTTCACTCTGCTCGTAAAAACCTTGGGAAACAACTTGCAGTTGAGTCACCGATTGAAGCAGACGTTGTAACAGGCGTTCCGGATTCAAGTATTTCAGCAGCGATTGGTTTTGCAGAACAGTCAGGGATTCCATACGAATTAGGTTTAATTAAGAATCGATACGTAGGCCGTACATTCATTCAGCCTTCACAAGAATTGCGTGAACAAGGTGTAAAAATGAAGCTGTCTCCCGTACGTAAAATTGTAGAGGGTAAACGTGTTGTCATGGTAGATGATTCTATTGTTCGCGGCACAACAAGCCGTCGCATTGTTCGTATGCTTCGAGAAGCAGGAGCAACTGAAGTACATGTACGCATCAGTTCACCACCTATTAAAAATCCATGTTTTTATGGAATTGACACGTCGTCGTCCTCTGAGCTAATTGCTGCTACGCGCTCTGTTGAAGAAATTCGTGAATTGATTGAAGCTGATTCACTTGTTTTCTTAAGCAACGAAGGGTTAGTAGATGCAATCGGCAGACAGTATGAAGGCAACGGCGGACAGTGTATGGCATGTTTCACTGGAAAGTATCCAACTGAAATTTATCCAGATACTGTACACCCTCATGAAAAGGTAACTTGTTAG
- the purC gene encoding phosphoribosylaminoimidazolesuccinocarboxamide synthase, with amino-acid sequence MEKQELLYEGKAKKIYATDEQDVLWVAYKNEATAFNGQKKAEISGKAQLNNQISSLLFSMLHEQGITTHFVKQLSDHEQAVKKVEIVPLEVVVRNATAGSLAKRIGVEEGIRFEQPIVELYYKDDALGDPLILAEHAIFLKAATQEEIDSLKAQALQINEVLSKFFKDKDIFLVDFKLEFGRTSQGDIILADEISPDTCRFWDVHTNEKLDKDVFRRDLGGLTEAYEKILQRIGG; translated from the coding sequence ATGGAAAAGCAAGAGTTACTTTATGAAGGAAAAGCGAAAAAAATTTACGCTACTGATGAGCAAGATGTATTGTGGGTTGCTTATAAAAATGAAGCTACAGCATTCAACGGTCAGAAAAAAGCAGAGATTAGCGGAAAAGCACAGTTGAACAATCAAATTAGTAGTTTACTATTTTCAATGTTACATGAGCAAGGGATTACAACTCACTTTGTGAAGCAGCTTTCAGATCATGAACAAGCGGTTAAGAAAGTAGAAATTGTCCCGCTTGAAGTTGTTGTACGAAATGCTACAGCAGGAAGCCTTGCGAAGCGAATTGGCGTAGAAGAAGGTATTCGTTTTGAACAGCCAATCGTTGAACTTTACTACAAAGATGATGCGCTTGGTGATCCATTAATTCTTGCAGAACATGCGATTTTCCTTAAGGCTGCAACTCAAGAAGAGATTGATAGTTTAAAGGCACAAGCACTTCAAATCAACGAAGTATTATCGAAATTTTTCAAAGATAAAGACATTTTCTTAGTGGATTTTAAATTAGAATTCGGCCGTACTTCTCAAGGCGACATTATTTTAGCGGATGAAATTTCACCTGACACTTGCCGCTTCTGGGATGTTCATACGAACGAAAAATTAGATAAAGATGTATTCCGCAGAGATTTAGGCGGTTTAACAGAAGCATACGAAAAAATCTTACAGCGAATCGGAGGATAA
- the purN gene encoding phosphoribosylglycinamide formyltransferase, with amino-acid sequence MINIAVFASGNGSNFQSIYEATQSGRLKANIALVVCNKPDAYVIERAKACGIPCFVCSPKNYENKEAYEAAILAELTSAKVEFLVLAGYMRLVGSTLLKPYKNRIVNIHPSLLPAFPGIDAIGQAFDAGVKVIGITVHFVDEGMDTGPIIDQQAIRIEKGDTRETVEARIHEIEHQFYPAVLNELFEQAAVK; translated from the coding sequence ATGATAAATATTGCAGTGTTTGCTTCTGGAAACGGCAGTAACTTTCAATCCATCTACGAAGCAACTCAGTCAGGTCGATTAAAAGCAAATATTGCGCTTGTTGTTTGTAATAAACCGGATGCATACGTAATTGAACGAGCAAAAGCATGTGGAATACCATGCTTTGTTTGTTCGCCTAAAAACTATGAAAATAAAGAAGCGTATGAAGCAGCAATTCTTGCAGAGCTTACATCAGCTAAAGTAGAATTTCTTGTTTTAGCAGGATATATGCGATTAGTTGGTTCGACGTTGCTTAAGCCATACAAAAATCGTATTGTTAATATTCATCCGTCGCTTTTACCTGCATTTCCTGGGATTGATGCTATTGGTCAAGCTTTTGATGCAGGAGTAAAAGTGATTGGAATTACCGTGCATTTTGTAGATGAAGGAATGGATACAGGACCAATTATTGATCAGCAGGCTATTCGCATCGAAAAAGGCGATACAAGAGAAACAGTTGAGGCCCGTATTCATGAAATTGAACATCAATTTTATCCCGCGGTACTGAATGAATTATTTGAACAAGCCGCAGTTAAATAA
- the purQ gene encoding phosphoribosylformylglycinamidine synthase subunit PurQ, whose protein sequence is MKFAVIVFPGSNCDVDMYHAIKDELGEEVDYVWHDTESLDQYDGILLPGGFSYGDYLRSGAIARFSNVMDAVKKAASQGKPVLGVCNGFQILLEAGLLPGAMRRNENLKFICKTVNLKVANNETMFTNAYGKDEVIAIPVAHGEGNYYCDEHTLQKLIENNQILFQYAGDNPNGSLQDIAGITNETGNVLGMMPHPERAVSDLLGSADGLKLFQSIVKQWREQNVVTS, encoded by the coding sequence GTGAAATTTGCTGTAATTGTTTTTCCAGGATCAAACTGTGACGTCGATATGTATCATGCCATCAAAGATGAGCTTGGTGAAGAAGTAGATTACGTTTGGCACGATACAGAATCATTAGATCAATATGATGGTATCTTGCTTCCAGGTGGTTTCTCATATGGAGATTACCTTCGTTCAGGTGCTATCGCTCGTTTCTCAAATGTAATGGACGCTGTAAAAAAAGCAGCAAGCCAAGGAAAGCCAGTACTAGGTGTATGTAATGGATTCCAAATTTTATTAGAAGCAGGATTACTGCCAGGTGCTATGCGCCGTAATGAAAACTTAAAATTCATCTGTAAAACAGTGAATTTGAAAGTAGCTAATAACGAAACAATGTTTACAAATGCTTATGGCAAAGATGAAGTAATTGCTATTCCAGTGGCACACGGTGAAGGCAACTACTATTGTGATGAACACACGTTACAAAAATTGATTGAAAACAACCAGATTCTTTTCCAATACGCAGGTGATAATCCAAACGGAAGTCTTCAAGATATTGCAGGGATTACGAACGAAACAGGCAACGTATTAGGAATGATGCCTCACCCAGAAAGAGCGGTAAGCGATCTTTTAGGAAGCGCGGACGGACTTAAATTATTTCAATCAATCGTAAAGCAGTGGAGGGAACAAAATGTCGTTACTTCTTGA
- a CDS encoding YgaP family membrane protein — protein sequence MKPNIGIVNALIRLTLGFTLLSWTTSRLSRRPYKDSYIFLGLMGALKVAEGITRFCPLTYAYDSCQKHDEHEHHPNGNEETYNPS from the coding sequence AAACCAAATATCGGCATTGTTAACGCATTAATTCGACTTACACTGGGATTTACCCTTCTTTCTTGGACAACATCTCGTTTATCTCGCAGACCGTACAAAGATTCATACATCTTCTTAGGATTAATGGGAGCTTTAAAAGTGGCAGAAGGCATCACGCGTTTTTGCCCCCTTACGTACGCATATGATTCATGTCAAAAACACGATGAACATGAACACCATCCAAATGGAAATGAAGAAACGTATAATCCTTCATAA
- the purS gene encoding phosphoribosylformylglycinamidine synthase subunit PurS, with the protein MYKVKVFVTLRESVLDPQGVAVKNSLHRMSYEEVEEVRIGKFLELTIDSTDSLDERVKEMCEKLLVNTVIEDYRYEVEEVVVQ; encoded by the coding sequence ATGTATAAAGTAAAAGTATTTGTCACATTAAGAGAAAGTGTATTAGACCCTCAAGGAGTAGCCGTTAAAAATTCATTGCACCGTATGTCTTATGAAGAAGTAGAAGAAGTACGCATCGGTAAATTTTTAGAGCTAACAATCGACAGCACAGATTCATTAGATGAACGCGTAAAAGAAATGTGTGAAAAGCTTTTAGTTAATACAGTAATTGAAGATTACCGTTACGAGGTTGAGGAGGTTGTCGTACAGTGA
- the purL gene encoding phosphoribosylformylglycinamidine synthase subunit PurL, protein MSLLLEPNVEQIKEQKLYRDMGLTDEEFANVEQLLGRTPNYTETGLFSVMWSEHCSYKNSKPVLKKFPITGEKVLQGPGEGAGIVDIGDNQAVVFKIESHNHPSAIEPYQGAATGVGGIIRDVFSMGARPIALLNSLRFGELTSPKVRHLFEEVVAGIAGYGNCVGIPTVGGEIQFEASYEGNPLVNAMCVGLINHEDIQKGQAKGVGNTVMYVGAKTGRDGIHGATFASEELSDQSDEKRPAVQVGDPFMEKLLLEACLELIKCDALVGIQDMGAAGLTSSSAEMASKAGSGIEMNLDLVPQRETGMTPYEMMLSESQERMLIVVEKGRENEIVEIVEKYGLEAVSVGHVTDDKRLRLTHNGEVVADVPVDALAEDAPVYHKPSQEPAYYREFQEQSAYAPTVENHSDMLVTLLKQPTIANKEWVYNQYDYQVRTNTVVSPGSDAAVVRVRDTNKALAMTTDCNSRYLYLDPEVGGRIAVAEAARNLVCSGAQPLAITDCLNFGNPEKPEIFWQIEKATDGMSDACRELSTPVIGGNVSLYNETKGEAIYPTPVIGMVGLIDDINHITTQYAKQKDDLIYIIGKAEAEFAGTELQKVLENGTVFGHSPKLDLAVEKTRQDQLLQAIREGAVQSAHDIAEGGFAVALAEKVMNGSGLGVDVTVDGEATAELFSETQSRFIVTVSPENKEKFEMLVQDATLVGRVTEDATLTVKHQENVLVQLSVEELTTAWKGALPCLLKSKA, encoded by the coding sequence ATGTCGTTACTTCTTGAACCAAATGTAGAGCAAATTAAAGAACAAAAGTTATATCGAGACATGGGATTAACAGACGAAGAGTTTGCGAATGTAGAGCAACTGCTTGGTCGTACTCCTAATTATACAGAAACAGGCTTATTCTCTGTTATGTGGTCAGAGCACTGCAGTTATAAAAACTCTAAGCCTGTACTGAAAAAATTCCCTATCACGGGTGAAAAAGTATTACAAGGTCCTGGTGAAGGAGCTGGTATCGTTGATATTGGTGACAACCAAGCCGTTGTATTTAAAATCGAAAGTCATAACCATCCATCAGCAATTGAACCTTATCAAGGAGCAGCAACTGGTGTAGGTGGTATCATTCGTGACGTCTTTTCAATGGGAGCAAGACCGATTGCACTTTTAAACTCTTTGCGTTTTGGTGAATTAACTTCTCCAAAGGTTCGTCATTTGTTTGAGGAAGTAGTAGCGGGAATCGCAGGTTACGGTAACTGTGTAGGAATCCCAACAGTAGGCGGAGAAATTCAGTTTGAAGCTTCATATGAAGGAAATCCGCTTGTTAACGCTATGTGTGTGGGTTTAATTAATCACGAAGACATTCAAAAAGGTCAAGCTAAAGGCGTTGGCAACACGGTTATGTATGTAGGGGCAAAAACGGGCCGCGACGGTATCCACGGGGCAACATTTGCTTCTGAAGAACTATCTGATCAGTCAGATGAAAAGCGTCCTGCTGTACAAGTAGGAGATCCATTTATGGAAAAACTTCTTCTTGAAGCTTGCTTAGAACTTATCAAGTGTGACGCTTTAGTCGGTATTCAAGATATGGGCGCTGCGGGCTTAACAAGTTCTTCAGCAGAGATGGCAAGTAAAGCAGGTTCTGGTATTGAAATGAACCTTGATCTTGTACCTCAGCGTGAAACAGGTATGACACCATATGAAATGATGCTTTCAGAATCTCAAGAGCGCATGCTCATCGTTGTTGAAAAAGGCCGTGAAAATGAAATCGTAGAAATCGTAGAAAAATACGGATTAGAAGCTGTTTCAGTTGGTCACGTAACCGACGATAAGCGCCTTCGTTTAACTCATAACGGAGAAGTAGTAGCAGATGTTCCTGTAGATGCATTAGCAGAAGATGCACCGGTATACCACAAGCCATCTCAAGAACCAGCATACTATCGTGAGTTCCAAGAGCAATCAGCATATGCTCCTACTGTTGAAAATCACAGTGATATGTTAGTAACACTTTTAAAACAGCCTACTATTGCAAACAAAGAGTGGGTTTACAACCAATATGACTATCAAGTACGTACAAACACAGTTGTATCTCCTGGATCTGACGCGGCGGTTGTTCGTGTACGTGATACAAATAAAGCATTAGCGATGACAACAGACTGTAACTCTCGCTATTTATACCTAGACCCAGAAGTAGGCGGCCGTATTGCAGTAGCAGAAGCTGCTCGTAACCTTGTATGTTCAGGTGCACAGCCTCTTGCAATTACAGACTGCTTAAACTTCGGTAACCCTGAAAAACCAGAAATCTTCTGGCAAATTGAAAAAGCAACAGACGGTATGAGCGACGCTTGCCGTGAGCTATCGACTCCGGTTATCGGCGGTAACGTATCTCTTTACAATGAAACAAAAGGTGAAGCAATTTACCCAACTCCTGTTATCGGAATGGTTGGTTTGATCGACGATATCAACCATATTACAACTCAATATGCGAAGCAAAAAGATGACTTAATCTATATTATTGGTAAAGCAGAAGCAGAATTCGCAGGTACTGAACTTCAAAAAGTACTAGAAAACGGTACAGTATTTGGCCATTCACCTAAATTAGATTTAGCAGTTGAAAAAACACGTCAAGATCAGCTTCTTCAAGCAATTCGTGAAGGTGCAGTTCAATCTGCTCACGATATTGCAGAAGGAGGATTCGCAGTAGCCTTAGCTGAAAAAGTGATGAACGGCAGCGGATTAGGTGTGGACGTAACGGTAGATGGCGAAGCAACAGCAGAGCTATTCAGTGAAACACAATCACGCTTTATCGTAACGGTTTCTCCAGAGAATAAAGAAAAATTCGAAATGCTTGTACAAGATGCAACATTAGTAGGACGCGTAACAGAAGACGCAACATTAACTGTTAAACATCAAGAAAATGTTCTTGTTCAATTATCAGTTGAAGAATTAACTACTGCTTGGAAAGGAGCGCTTCCATGCTTGCTGAAATCAAAGGCTTAA
- the purM gene encoding phosphoribosylformylglycinamidine cyclo-ligase, giving the protein MSYSYKQAGVDLEAGYEAVSRIKKHVERTARAGIMGTVGGFGGMFDLSTLNLKEPVLVSGTDGVGTKLKLAFQMDKHDTIGVDAVAMCVNDVLAQGAEPLYFLDYIACGKAVPEKIESIVKGIADGCEQSNCALIGGETAEMPGLYEEDEYDLAGFTVGAVEKSEIITGDEIKAGQLLIGISSSGIHSNGYSLVRKIVDDQGLNLHETYAGFNEKLGVELLTPTKIYVKPVLKALHAAKIAGMAHITGGGFVENIPRMLPEGLGVEIDYGSWPIPYVFDFLEEQGKLDRKEMFEVFNMGIGFVLAVEPEDMNKVIEAIENEGEKAFVIGRVKEGTGVEFAGGTFA; this is encoded by the coding sequence ATGTCATATTCATATAAACAAGCTGGAGTTGACTTAGAAGCAGGATATGAAGCTGTTTCACGTATTAAAAAGCACGTAGAACGCACTGCTCGTGCAGGTATTATGGGAACAGTCGGCGGCTTTGGCGGAATGTTCGATTTATCTACATTGAATTTAAAAGAGCCTGTTCTTGTTTCTGGTACAGATGGAGTAGGAACAAAATTGAAACTTGCTTTTCAAATGGATAAGCATGACACAATCGGTGTGGATGCAGTGGCCATGTGTGTAAACGACGTTTTAGCACAAGGAGCAGAGCCTCTTTACTTCTTAGATTATATTGCTTGCGGGAAAGCAGTTCCTGAAAAAATTGAATCGATTGTAAAAGGAATTGCAGACGGCTGTGAACAATCCAACTGTGCGTTAATTGGCGGAGAAACAGCTGAAATGCCAGGTTTATACGAAGAAGATGAATATGATCTTGCAGGGTTTACAGTAGGAGCAGTAGAAAAGTCAGAAATTATTACTGGAGATGAGATTAAAGCTGGACAGCTGTTGATCGGTATTTCATCTAGCGGTATTCACAGCAACGGCTACTCTCTTGTACGTAAAATCGTTGATGATCAAGGATTAAATCTTCACGAAACTTACGCTGGTTTTAATGAAAAGCTCGGAGTTGAGTTATTAACGCCAACAAAAATATACGTGAAGCCGGTCCTAAAAGCATTACATGCAGCTAAGATTGCAGGTATGGCTCATATTACTGGAGGCGGATTTGTTGAAAATATCCCTCGTATGCTTCCTGAAGGTTTAGGTGTAGAAATCGATTACGGTTCTTGGCCAATTCCATACGTGTTTGATTTCCTTGAAGAGCAAGGCAAGCTGGACCGTAAAGAAATGTTTGAAGTATTCAACATGGGAATCGGATTTGTTTTAGCTGTTGAACCTGAAGATATGAATAAAGTCATTGAAGCAATTGAAAACGAAGGCGAAAAAGCATTTGTTATCGGACGTGTAAAAGAAGGAACAGGTGTTGAATTTGCTGGAGGGACGTTTGCATGA
- the purD gene encoding phosphoribosylamine--glycine ligase, protein MNVLVIGKGGREHTIAWKASKSPLVNEVFVAPGNPGMRDVATIVPIDESSQEELVLFARENKIGLTIVGPENPLIEGIVDRFEQEGLPVFGPRKQAAMIEGSKSFAKELMKKYDIPTAAYETFTSYEEAKAYVEKQGAPIVIKADGLAAGKGVTVALTVEEAVDTLRDFLVDQKFKEASAKVVVEEFLDGEEFSLMAFVRGTNVYPMVIAQDHKRAFDGDQGPNTGGMGAYSPVPQISDAEVQEAVENILLPMAKGLAEEGCEYTGILYAGLIQTQKGPKVIEFNARFGDPETQVVLPRMKSDLVDVLLRILKEEKVEIEWDDEAAIGIVLAAAGYPEDYQKGAPINGLDAISEDALVFHAGTALKNDTYVSNGGRVLLVGAKGATLQEAQQEVYKQMAHIDVEKGFFYRKDIGHRALTKAALK, encoded by the coding sequence GTGAATGTTTTAGTTATTGGAAAAGGCGGAAGAGAGCATACAATTGCATGGAAAGCTTCAAAAAGTCCACTTGTTAACGAAGTGTTTGTAGCACCAGGAAATCCGGGCATGAGAGATGTGGCAACGATTGTACCAATCGATGAAAGCAGCCAAGAAGAGCTTGTGCTATTTGCAAGAGAAAACAAGATTGGATTAACAATTGTTGGACCAGAAAATCCGCTAATTGAAGGCATTGTTGATCGATTTGAACAAGAAGGTCTTCCAGTCTTTGGACCGCGCAAACAAGCAGCGATGATTGAAGGAAGCAAAAGCTTTGCAAAAGAGCTCATGAAAAAGTATGATATTCCAACCGCAGCGTATGAAACATTTACGTCTTACGAGGAAGCAAAAGCATATGTGGAAAAGCAAGGCGCTCCAATTGTTATTAAAGCAGACGGCTTAGCGGCTGGTAAAGGTGTAACTGTTGCTTTAACAGTGGAAGAAGCTGTAGATACATTACGTGATTTTCTAGTTGACCAAAAATTTAAAGAAGCAAGTGCAAAAGTAGTTGTAGAAGAATTTTTGGATGGTGAAGAATTTTCATTAATGGCATTTGTACGCGGTACAAATGTATATCCAATGGTAATTGCACAAGATCATAAGCGTGCTTTTGACGGGGATCAAGGTCCGAACACAGGAGGCATGGGAGCTTACTCTCCTGTTCCGCAAATCAGTGATGCAGAAGTACAAGAGGCTGTGGAAAACATCTTACTTCCAATGGCTAAAGGATTAGCTGAAGAAGGCTGTGAGTATACCGGAATTCTATATGCTGGTCTGATTCAAACACAAAAAGGACCAAAAGTTATTGAATTTAATGCGCGTTTTGGAGATCCTGAAACACAGGTTGTACTGCCGCGTATGAAAAGCGATTTAGTCGATGTGCTTCTTCGCATTTTGAAAGAAGAAAAAGTAGAAATTGAATGGGATGACGAAGCGGCTATCGGAATCGTATTAGCAGCAGCAGGCTACCCAGAAGATTATCAAAAGGGTGCGCCAATTAACGGGTTGGATGCGATTAGTGAAGACGCGCTTGTTTTCCACGCTGGTACAGCTTTAAAAAACGACACATACGTTTCAAACGGCGGCCGTGTTCTATTAGTAGGTGCTAAAGGAGCAACTCTTCAAGAAGCGCAGCAAGAAGTATACAAACAAATGGCTCATATCGATGTAGAAAAAGGCTTTTTCTATCGCAAAGACATCGGCCATCGTGCATTAACAAAAGCAGCTTTAAAATAA
- the purH gene encoding bifunctional phosphoribosylaminoimidazolecarboxamide formyltransferase/IMP cyclohydrolase gives MTAKRALISVSDKEGIVSFAQELKDLGVEIISTGGTKRTLEENGIDVIGISEVTDFPEILDGRLKTLHPNVHGALLALRDNEEHQAQMKEHNISPIDFVVVNLYPFKKTIEKEDVTLAEAIENIDIGGPTMLRSAAKNYRSVSVVVDPSDYATVVEELKADGNVSFETNQRLAAKVFRHTAAYDALIAEYLTNITGETTPEKLTVTYERVQGLRYGENPHQQASFYKKPLTQKGSIATATQLHGKELSYNNINDANAALQIVKEFKEPAIVAIKHMNPCGVGVGETIAQAYQKAYEADPTSIFGGIVAANRPIDRETAIQLKEIFLEIIIAPAFDQEALDVLTAKKNLRLLTIELDEKAEKEAFLTSVKGGVLVQDEDVFGFDDATITVPTKREPTEKEWADLKLAWKVVKNVKSNAIVLAKDDMTIGVGAGQMNRVGAAKIAIEQAGEKAQGSALGSDAFFPMGDTVEAAAKAGITAIIQPGGSIRDEESIAKADEYGIAMVFTGVRHFKH, from the coding sequence ATGACAGCAAAACGCGCACTTATTAGCGTATCTGATAAAGAAGGTATTGTTTCATTTGCACAAGAACTAAAGGACTTAGGAGTAGAAATTATTTCAACTGGCGGTACAAAACGTACCCTAGAAGAAAACGGCATTGACGTTATCGGAATTTCTGAAGTAACTGATTTCCCAGAAATTTTAGATGGCCGTTTAAAAACGTTGCATCCTAATGTTCACGGTGCTTTATTAGCGTTACGCGATAATGAAGAGCATCAAGCACAAATGAAAGAGCATAATATCTCGCCAATCGACTTTGTAGTTGTAAACTTATATCCATTTAAAAAGACAATTGAAAAAGAGGATGTAACGCTTGCTGAAGCGATTGAGAATATTGACATCGGTGGACCTACAATGCTTCGTTCAGCTGCGAAAAACTATCGTTCTGTCTCAGTTGTAGTAGATCCAAGCGATTACGCAACCGTAGTAGAAGAGCTAAAAGCTGATGGCAATGTTTCATTTGAAACCAATCAACGATTAGCAGCAAAAGTATTCCGTCATACGGCAGCTTATGATGCATTAATCGCTGAATACTTAACAAACATTACAGGTGAAACAACTCCTGAGAAATTAACAGTAACGTATGAGCGTGTTCAAGGCTTACGATACGGAGAAAACCCTCACCAACAAGCTTCTTTCTATAAAAAGCCGTTAACACAAAAAGGTTCTATTGCAACAGCTACGCAGCTGCATGGAAAAGAGTTATCATACAATAATATCAACGATGCAAATGCAGCTCTTCAAATCGTAAAAGAATTCAAAGAGCCGGCTATCGTAGCGATCAAACATATGAATCCTTGCGGTGTAGGTGTGGGTGAAACAATTGCTCAAGCTTATCAAAAAGCATACGAAGCGGATCCTACATCTATCTTTGGCGGCATCGTAGCAGCTAACCGTCCTATCGACCGTGAAACGGCTATTCAGTTAAAAGAAATTTTCTTAGAAATCATCATTGCTCCTGCGTTCGATCAAGAAGCATTAGATGTATTAACAGCTAAGAAAAACCTTCGTTTACTAACGATAGAGCTTGATGAAAAAGCAGAAAAAGAAGCATTCTTAACATCTGTAAAAGGCGGCGTGCTCGTTCAGGATGAAGACGTGTTCGGATTTGATGATGCAACAATTACTGTTCCAACGAAACGTGAGCCAACAGAAAAAGAGTGGGCAGATTTAAAATTAGCATGGAAAGTTGTTAAAAATGTTAAGTCTAATGCTATTGTACTTGCAAAAGATGACATGACAATCGGCGTAGGGGCTGGTCAAATGAATCGCGTAGGCGCTGCAAAAATTGCGATTGAACAAGCTGGTGAAAAAGCACAAGGTTCAGCTTTAGGTTCAGATGCGTTCTTCCCAATGGGCGATACAGTAGAAGCAGCAGCTAAAGCAGGAATCACAGCTATTATTCAGCCAGGCGGATCAATTCGTGATGAAGAGTCAATTGCAAAAGCAGATGAATACGGTATTGCAATGGTATTTACAGGCGTAAGACATTTTAAACATTAA